A single Kryptolebias marmoratus isolate JLee-2015 linkage group LG16, ASM164957v2, whole genome shotgun sequence DNA region contains:
- the LOC108241034 gene encoding extracellular matrix protein 1-like isoform X1, with translation MAAFGAAVCASVLLLVSLSSSCKDEHDCLQHEVTFEEIMREIQQHNSEMEQTEVDLGDLLDDELSVDKPRMVHPPTDTEMTPMGRPRGFVPRSFGGLPLDYPVQFPLGRPTPDNIQAICLHGDHRPRYPDSYFPRSYFSKQKRKAAAVNNAESWFSTCCKGNQTWGEEGTLCCATQAWEHSVKLFCEADSSVKDRLYKCCMETGNKRLNCFSQDSPNPNYEPTEELPVEPLHSPANFNFERAACSRNLMNPFNLRAAAANPSTPQIADINFPPGRPTKENIDSLCDNQMLRPLYTTKCLPSSGYKLLARQVKTINRLEKGFKHCCRVKVRALSCAKLKWRMEVNKYCSARMEDQAGFQCCVGKKGKDRHSCFRLSSPDPHYNATAATEEVPLGKICDTHKIIKNRFHVGFSLKAFVKQCCPLPEENKTNCLVQKLEEMSQSLCSSNKNHGPAVRRCCKTQSQEGISQCVSNIVTDAVSRATHIQRRKKKKICPLP, from the exons ATGGCTGCGTTTGGAGCGGCGGTCTGCGCCTCGGTGCTGCTCCTCGTTTCCCTGAGCTCCTCTTGCAAAG ATGAACATGACTGCCTTCAGCACGAAGTGACCTTTGAGGAAATCATGCgag AGATACAGCAACACAATTCAGAAATGGAGCAGACAGAAGTGGACTTGGGGGATCTCTTAGACGATG AGCTCTCTGTCGACAAGCCAAGAATGGTGCATCCGCCGACGGACACAg AAATGACACCAATGGGAC GTCCACGCGGTTTCGTGCCTCGTTCTTTCGGCGGCCTGCCTCTGGACTATCCCGTTCAGTTTCCTCTCGGCCGACCGACGCCCGACAACATCCAAGCCATCTGCCTCCACGGAGACCACCGTCCCCGCTACCCGGACTCCTACTTCCCTCGCTCTTATTTCAGCAAACAGAAGCGAAAGGCCGCCGCCGTCAACAACGCAGAGTCCTGGTTCAGCACGTGCTGCAAAGGGAACCAGACGTGGGGGGAAGAGGGGACGCTGTGTTGCGCCACACAGGCT tgGGAGCATTCGGTCAAACTGTTCTGCGAGGCGGATTCGTCGGTGAAGGATCGGCTTTACAAATGCTGCATGGAAACGGGCAACAAGAGACTGAACTGCTTCAGCCAGGACTCGCCAAACCCCAACTACGAGCCGACAGAGGAGCTGCCGGTGGAGCCGCTTCACTCCCCCGCCAACTTTAACTTCGAGCGCGCTGCTTGCTCCAG gaatCTGATGAATCCATTCAATCTGAGAGCAGCAGCGGCGAACCCATCCACTCCCCAGATTGCAGACATTAACTTTCCTCCTGGACGGCCCACTAAAGAGAACATTGACTCGCTGTGTGACAACCAGATGCTTCGACCTCTTTATACCACCAAGTGCCTGCCGAGTTCAGGCTACAAGCTGCTGGCGCGTCAGGTGAAGACCATCAACCGCTTGGAGAAGGGGTTcaaacactgctgcagagtGAAGGTCAGGGCGCTCAGCTGCGCCAAACTGAAG tGGCGCATGGAGGTGAACAAGTACTGCTCGGCTCGGATGGAGGATCAGGCGGGCTTCCAGTGTTGCGTGGGCAAAAAGGGGAAGGATCGGCACAGCTGTTTCCGGCTCAGTTCTCCAGACCCACACTACAACGCAACTGCTGCCACCGAGGAGGTCCCGCTTGGCAAAATATGTGACACTCACAAAATCATCAAGAACAG GTTCCATGTTGGGTTTTCTCTGAAGGCCTTTGTGAAGCAATGCTGCCCCCTGCCTGAAGAGAACAAGACCAACTGCCTTGTGCAAAAG CTTGAGGAAATGTCCCAAAGCCTGTGCTCCTCGAACAAGAACCACGGTCCGGCTGTTCGACGCTGTTGCAAAACGCAGTCACAGGAGGGGATCTCACAGTGCGTGTCCAATATTGTCACCGACGCCGTCTCCAGGGCAACACACAtccagaggaggaaaaagaagaaaatatgcCCTCTCCCTTAA
- the rorc gene encoding nuclear receptor ROR-alpha A isoform X1, with product MEYEEPDLLTADTPRKKGGVVSKKTHLTQIEVIPCKICGDKSSGVHYGVITCEGCKGFFRRSQLPTVSYSCSRQSNCQIDRASRNRCQHCRLQKCLAQGMSKDAVKFGRMSKRQRDSLNSEVERYRQQQQQQQQQQQQQLQGDAPVALPYPGKTCQDRSPQLLQPMAVAYACSGDVELMSYAADVHPYLVCSPNDSQVSGRIYRGSGVSPTSRSQGRGDGSGHPDIRGFDFRQQSHDPMAIHPYTHVDDPYSLYPHSPRNIDELCASVVRSHRETSQYRLEELQALRWKLFSREEIQVYQSKTVDKMWQHCAIQLTNAVQYVVEFAKHIPGFRMLSQNDQIALLKTGSMEVVLVRMCRFFNTENNTVFFDGKFAGTEVFKSLACGDLIAAVFDFAHGMCALKLSEQQIALFSALVLINADRPCLEDRGRVQRVQRSVELGLTHILHRDNQDSLMHKLYQRMAVLRSLCSLHMEKLRWFSQRYPLTAHSLFPPLYKELFASEAELLPGTTHS from the exons ATGGAATATGAGGAGCCCGACTTGCTCACAGCTGACACCCCcaggaaaaaag gaggcGTCGTGTCCAAGAAGACTCATTTAA CTCAGATTGAAGTTATCCCCTGCAAGATCTGTGGCGATAAGTCTTCTGGAGTGCATTATGGAGTCATCACCTGCGAGGGCTGCAAG GGATTTTTCCGGCGCAGCCAGCTGCCCACCGTATCCTATTCCTGCTCCAGGCAGAGTAACTGTCAGATTGACCGCGCCAGCCGCAACCGCTGCCAGCACTGCCGCCTGCAGAAGTGCTTGGCGCAGGGCATGAGCAAAGACG CGGTGAAGTTTGGGCGGATGTCCAAACGCCAGCGGGACTCCCTCAACTCCGAGGTGGAGCGCTaccggcagcagcagcagcaacagcagcagcagcaacagcagcagctgcagggggACGCCCCGGTGGCGCTGCCCTATCCTGGCAAGACCTGTCAGGACCGCTCCCCCCAGCTGCTCCAGCCCATGGCCGTAGCCTACGCCTGCAGCGGGGACGTGGAGCTGATGTCGTACGCCGCTGACGTCCACCCTTACCTGGTGTGCTCCCCCAACGATTCTCAGGTGTCTGGAAGGATCTACCGAGGCTCCGGTGTCTCTCCCACATCACGATCCCAGGGGAGGGGGGACGGCAGCGGACACCCTGACATACGAG gaTTTGACTTCAGGCAGCAGTCTCACGACCCCATGGCGATTCACCCCTACACCCACGTCGACGATCCTTACAGCCTCTACCCTCACTCTCCACGGAACATCG ACGAGCTGTGCGCCAGCGTGGTGCGCTCCCACCGCGAGACCAGCCAGTACaggctggaggagctgcaggcccTCAGATGGAAGCTGTTCAGCAGAGAGGAGATCCAAGTCTACCAAAGCAAG acagtTGACAAGATGTGGCAGCACTGTGCCATCCAACTCACTAACGCTGTGCAGTACGTGGTGGAGTTTGCGAAACACATCCCGGGTTTCCGTATGCTCAGCCAGAACGACCAGATTGCCCTCTTAAAGACGG GCTCCATGGAGGTGGTTCTGGTCCGAATGTGTCGCTTCTTCAACACGGAGAACAACACCGTGTTCTTCGACGGAAAATTCGCCGGCACCGAGGTCTTCAAGTCCCTGG CGTGCGGGGATCTGATCGCGGCGGTGTTCGACTTCGCTCATGGCATGTGCGCTCTGAAGCTCAGCGAGCAGCAGATCGCCCTCTTCAGCGCTCTGGTTCTGATCAACGCAG ACCGTCCTTGTCTGGAAGACCGAGGCAGAGTTCAGCGAGTGCAGAGGAGTGTGGAGTTGGGACTCACCCACATTCTTCACCGAGACAACCAGGACAGCCTGATGCACAAG CTGTACCAGAGGATGGCAGTGTTGCGCTCACTGTGCAGCCTGCATATGGAGAAGCTGCGCTGGTTCAGTCAGCGATACCCGCTCACCGCTCACTCGCTGTTCCCGCCGCTCTACAAGGAGCTGTTTGCCTCCGAGGCAGAGCTGCTGCCAGGGACCACTCACTCCTGA
- the LOC108241034 gene encoding extracellular matrix protein 1-like isoform X2 — protein MAAFGAAVCASVLLLVSLSSSCKDEHDCLQHEVTFEEIMREIQQHNSEMEQTEVDLGDLLDDELSVDKPRMVHPPTDTGPRGFVPRSFGGLPLDYPVQFPLGRPTPDNIQAICLHGDHRPRYPDSYFPRSYFSKQKRKAAAVNNAESWFSTCCKGNQTWGEEGTLCCATQAWEHSVKLFCEADSSVKDRLYKCCMETGNKRLNCFSQDSPNPNYEPTEELPVEPLHSPANFNFERAACSRNLMNPFNLRAAAANPSTPQIADINFPPGRPTKENIDSLCDNQMLRPLYTTKCLPSSGYKLLARQVKTINRLEKGFKHCCRVKVRALSCAKLKWRMEVNKYCSARMEDQAGFQCCVGKKGKDRHSCFRLSSPDPHYNATAATEEVPLGKICDTHKIIKNRFHVGFSLKAFVKQCCPLPEENKTNCLVQKLEEMSQSLCSSNKNHGPAVRRCCKTQSQEGISQCVSNIVTDAVSRATHIQRRKKKKICPLP, from the exons ATGGCTGCGTTTGGAGCGGCGGTCTGCGCCTCGGTGCTGCTCCTCGTTTCCCTGAGCTCCTCTTGCAAAG ATGAACATGACTGCCTTCAGCACGAAGTGACCTTTGAGGAAATCATGCgag AGATACAGCAACACAATTCAGAAATGGAGCAGACAGAAGTGGACTTGGGGGATCTCTTAGACGATG AGCTCTCTGTCGACAAGCCAAGAATGGTGCATCCGCCGACGGACACAg GTCCACGCGGTTTCGTGCCTCGTTCTTTCGGCGGCCTGCCTCTGGACTATCCCGTTCAGTTTCCTCTCGGCCGACCGACGCCCGACAACATCCAAGCCATCTGCCTCCACGGAGACCACCGTCCCCGCTACCCGGACTCCTACTTCCCTCGCTCTTATTTCAGCAAACAGAAGCGAAAGGCCGCCGCCGTCAACAACGCAGAGTCCTGGTTCAGCACGTGCTGCAAAGGGAACCAGACGTGGGGGGAAGAGGGGACGCTGTGTTGCGCCACACAGGCT tgGGAGCATTCGGTCAAACTGTTCTGCGAGGCGGATTCGTCGGTGAAGGATCGGCTTTACAAATGCTGCATGGAAACGGGCAACAAGAGACTGAACTGCTTCAGCCAGGACTCGCCAAACCCCAACTACGAGCCGACAGAGGAGCTGCCGGTGGAGCCGCTTCACTCCCCCGCCAACTTTAACTTCGAGCGCGCTGCTTGCTCCAG gaatCTGATGAATCCATTCAATCTGAGAGCAGCAGCGGCGAACCCATCCACTCCCCAGATTGCAGACATTAACTTTCCTCCTGGACGGCCCACTAAAGAGAACATTGACTCGCTGTGTGACAACCAGATGCTTCGACCTCTTTATACCACCAAGTGCCTGCCGAGTTCAGGCTACAAGCTGCTGGCGCGTCAGGTGAAGACCATCAACCGCTTGGAGAAGGGGTTcaaacactgctgcagagtGAAGGTCAGGGCGCTCAGCTGCGCCAAACTGAAG tGGCGCATGGAGGTGAACAAGTACTGCTCGGCTCGGATGGAGGATCAGGCGGGCTTCCAGTGTTGCGTGGGCAAAAAGGGGAAGGATCGGCACAGCTGTTTCCGGCTCAGTTCTCCAGACCCACACTACAACGCAACTGCTGCCACCGAGGAGGTCCCGCTTGGCAAAATATGTGACACTCACAAAATCATCAAGAACAG GTTCCATGTTGGGTTTTCTCTGAAGGCCTTTGTGAAGCAATGCTGCCCCCTGCCTGAAGAGAACAAGACCAACTGCCTTGTGCAAAAG CTTGAGGAAATGTCCCAAAGCCTGTGCTCCTCGAACAAGAACCACGGTCCGGCTGTTCGACGCTGTTGCAAAACGCAGTCACAGGAGGGGATCTCACAGTGCGTGTCCAATATTGTCACCGACGCCGTCTCCAGGGCAACACACAtccagaggaggaaaaagaagaaaatatgcCCTCTCCCTTAA
- the rorc gene encoding nuclear receptor ROR-alpha A isoform X2, with protein MMRAQIEVIPCKICGDKSSGVHYGVITCEGCKGFFRRSQLPTVSYSCSRQSNCQIDRASRNRCQHCRLQKCLAQGMSKDAVKFGRMSKRQRDSLNSEVERYRQQQQQQQQQQQQQLQGDAPVALPYPGKTCQDRSPQLLQPMAVAYACSGDVELMSYAADVHPYLVCSPNDSQVSGRIYRGSGVSPTSRSQGRGDGSGHPDIRGFDFRQQSHDPMAIHPYTHVDDPYSLYPHSPRNIDELCASVVRSHRETSQYRLEELQALRWKLFSREEIQVYQSKTVDKMWQHCAIQLTNAVQYVVEFAKHIPGFRMLSQNDQIALLKTGSMEVVLVRMCRFFNTENNTVFFDGKFAGTEVFKSLACGDLIAAVFDFAHGMCALKLSEQQIALFSALVLINADRPCLEDRGRVQRVQRSVELGLTHILHRDNQDSLMHKLYQRMAVLRSLCSLHMEKLRWFSQRYPLTAHSLFPPLYKELFASEAELLPGTTHS; from the exons ATGATGCGAG CTCAGATTGAAGTTATCCCCTGCAAGATCTGTGGCGATAAGTCTTCTGGAGTGCATTATGGAGTCATCACCTGCGAGGGCTGCAAG GGATTTTTCCGGCGCAGCCAGCTGCCCACCGTATCCTATTCCTGCTCCAGGCAGAGTAACTGTCAGATTGACCGCGCCAGCCGCAACCGCTGCCAGCACTGCCGCCTGCAGAAGTGCTTGGCGCAGGGCATGAGCAAAGACG CGGTGAAGTTTGGGCGGATGTCCAAACGCCAGCGGGACTCCCTCAACTCCGAGGTGGAGCGCTaccggcagcagcagcagcaacagcagcagcagcaacagcagcagctgcagggggACGCCCCGGTGGCGCTGCCCTATCCTGGCAAGACCTGTCAGGACCGCTCCCCCCAGCTGCTCCAGCCCATGGCCGTAGCCTACGCCTGCAGCGGGGACGTGGAGCTGATGTCGTACGCCGCTGACGTCCACCCTTACCTGGTGTGCTCCCCCAACGATTCTCAGGTGTCTGGAAGGATCTACCGAGGCTCCGGTGTCTCTCCCACATCACGATCCCAGGGGAGGGGGGACGGCAGCGGACACCCTGACATACGAG gaTTTGACTTCAGGCAGCAGTCTCACGACCCCATGGCGATTCACCCCTACACCCACGTCGACGATCCTTACAGCCTCTACCCTCACTCTCCACGGAACATCG ACGAGCTGTGCGCCAGCGTGGTGCGCTCCCACCGCGAGACCAGCCAGTACaggctggaggagctgcaggcccTCAGATGGAAGCTGTTCAGCAGAGAGGAGATCCAAGTCTACCAAAGCAAG acagtTGACAAGATGTGGCAGCACTGTGCCATCCAACTCACTAACGCTGTGCAGTACGTGGTGGAGTTTGCGAAACACATCCCGGGTTTCCGTATGCTCAGCCAGAACGACCAGATTGCCCTCTTAAAGACGG GCTCCATGGAGGTGGTTCTGGTCCGAATGTGTCGCTTCTTCAACACGGAGAACAACACCGTGTTCTTCGACGGAAAATTCGCCGGCACCGAGGTCTTCAAGTCCCTGG CGTGCGGGGATCTGATCGCGGCGGTGTTCGACTTCGCTCATGGCATGTGCGCTCTGAAGCTCAGCGAGCAGCAGATCGCCCTCTTCAGCGCTCTGGTTCTGATCAACGCAG ACCGTCCTTGTCTGGAAGACCGAGGCAGAGTTCAGCGAGTGCAGAGGAGTGTGGAGTTGGGACTCACCCACATTCTTCACCGAGACAACCAGGACAGCCTGATGCACAAG CTGTACCAGAGGATGGCAGTGTTGCGCTCACTGTGCAGCCTGCATATGGAGAAGCTGCGCTGGTTCAGTCAGCGATACCCGCTCACCGCTCACTCGCTGTTCCCGCCGCTCTACAAGGAGCTGTTTGCCTCCGAGGCAGAGCTGCTGCCAGGGACCACTCACTCCTGA